Below is a genomic region from Leptotrichia shahii.
CTTCTATAAACCACTCATGCTCATCAGAAGTATGATTAATTACTAAATCTAGAATTATCTTTATTCCTCTTTTTTCTGCCTCTGAAATTAATCTTTCCAAATCTTCCTTTGTTCCAAATTCAGGATTTATATCATAATAATCAGAAATATCATATCCATTGTCATCCATTGGTGACTTATACACAGGACAAATCCAAATAAGAGTTATCCCTAGTTCTTTTAGATAATCCAATTTTTCAGTAATTCCATTCAAATCTCCAATTCCATCATTGTTGCTATCATAAAAACTTCTTGGATATATTTGATATCCAACTTCTTTTTTCCACCATTTTTTATCTAGTTTTTTTGTATCCATATTTTCTCCTTCATATTCAATAAAGTCATTTTTTTAAACCTGCCAATCTAAATATGCAGATTGACAGGCATTAAGGTGATGCCGATGATGAATTTTAACTATTTTTTACTAATAATCAAAAACAAAATGACTATAGCTATCAAAATAGTAAAATCCCAATTCATTTTTATCACCTCCATTCAGCGTGGATTCATTGCCAAGTTTGCATTCTTGACAATATGATATTATATCACAAAAAAAGACACTACTTCAATAGTAGTGCCTTTATTTTTGCAATTTATTTTACCATACCACGCCGAATGGTTATTTTTCTAAATAATTATATCATAAACTGATTAACATTTCAAGCACTAAAAATTTATTTTCATTTTAAAATTATTCAAATGTAATCTATTTTAATACTGGCCAGAAGTCTTTATTAGCTTCAATCAAGTCATCTAAAATAGCTTTTGCAACAGATGCACTTGGTACAGTTCTTGACAATGTGATTGCCTGCCAAAGTTTTTGGTATGAACCTTCAATCCATGCTTCTACTGTTAATTTTTCAACTGATACTTGTTGTTCCATTAATCCTTTTTGGAATTGAGGAATTTTACCTTGAACAATTTTTTCAGGACCATTTGAACCTACTATACAAGGTACTTCAACCATTGCAGTTGAATCAAAGTTTGAGATTGCTCCGTCATTTTCTACGATTAATAACATTCTTTCTTTTGTATCATAAGCGATTGCTCTTGCCAAGTCAACTATGTATGAAGCATGATCGTCTACGTGAAGTTTGCTATCTTTTGCTGTTCCTTTTTCAGCGATTGCTCTACATTCTCCAAATACAAATTTTTCTCTTCCTTCCATTACTTCATTTGCTCTTGTGTGATTAGGATCTGAATGTTCTACCACGTAATCAGGGAAAAAGTAATATTTTAAGTAAGTATTTGGCATTGTTGTAGGGTCAATTGCAAATACGTCTCTCGCTTTTGTGAATGTATCATTCCAGCTTGCTTCTGTGTTTTCCCCTTCAATTTCTACATTATATCCAATTTTTGCCACTTTTTCTCTTAAAGCAGGCATTAAATCATTTCCTTCTTTATCTCTAATGTCTGTCCACCATCCAAAGTGATTTAATCCAAAGTATCTGATTACCATATCTTTTCTTGATTCAAGCCCAAGCATTTCAGCCATTCTTATTTCAATTCCGATTGGCATATCACAAATATTTAATATTTTAGAGTTTGGACGTAATCTTCTAGTTGCTTCTGCTACAATTGCTGCAGGATTTGAATAGTTTAACATCCACGCATTTGGTGAATATTTTTCCATATAATCAACTAATTCAATAACTCCACCGATTGAACGCATTCCATAAGCAATTCCTCCAGGTCCACAAGTTTCTTGCCCCAATACTCCGTGTCTTAAAGGTATTTTTTCATCTTTTTCACGCATTGCATATTTTCCAACTCTTATATGTGCCATAACAAAGTCAACATCTGTAAATGCTGTTTCAGGATCTGTTGTATAAACAAAGTTAATATCAGGTGCTTTTTCCTTTATAATAATGTCACAAGCCTTTGCTATAACTTCCTGTCTTTCTGCATCGTTATCATAAAATTTTATTTGTCTAATTGGAAATTTATCTAAATTTTCAAGTAACATCAACACAATTCCCGGAGTAAATGTACTCCCTCCACCAGCTACTGCAATTGAAAATTTCTTCATAAATAATCATCTCCATTTCTATATTTTATTAATTTTTATTTCCTATTTACATTGTTATAATAACACACTTTTTTTAAAAAGTCAATACTTTTATATAATTCTTTTTAAAGATTTAAAAAGATTTATATAAACCTTTTTTTATTGCTATTTATTATTATTTATTGTATAATCATAGTAATAATAATTAAAATCGAATTTAAGAATTGTAAGAAAGGTTTATATAAATGAATAAATATGAAAAAGTCTATTATGACATAAAAGACAAAATTAAAAATGGTATCATAAAATCAGGAGATTTTTTAAAAAAGGAAGCTGATCTTGCAAAAGACTATAATTTTTCCAAACTTACTGTAAGAAAAGCTCTTGCTATGCTGGAAACGGAAGGTTATATTCAAAAAGTGAAAGGAAAAAAATCAATTGTACTGGAGAAAAAAAATTTGGAAAATATTTCTCTGACTTCAATTCAAACTGTACAGGAAATTAGTAGACTTCAAAATATTAATCTTGAAACTGACTTAATCAGTTTATATATTGTTCAAGGGAATAAAAAATTAATGAAAGAATTTCAAGTTTCTGAAAGTGCTGATTTTTATAAAATTGTTCGTACAAATTCCTTGAATGGGGAAGTCCTAAATTATTCTATTAGTTTTTTTGATAGAAGAATTGTACCTTTTTTGAATGAAGAGATTGCTAAAAAGTCAATATATGAATATTTGGAAAAGGAATTAAAGCTAAAGATTGGTTATTCCCGAAGAGACATCAATTTTAGAAAAATTACTCCCGAAGAACAGAAATACCTTAAATTAGAAGATATAAATATGGTTGTTGTTATCAAAACTCATGCCTATTTATCAAATGGCACATTATTTCAATATGAAACAATAATTCATCATCCTGAAAAATTTACTTTCACTGCTATTGCTAAAAGATAACATAATAAATGCTTCTTGCTGGATAATAAACTTATACTATTTTCTGATGAATTTATTATAAATCCTGTTTAGCAAGGAATCCTGTTGTCTTACCAGAAAATAAATAAAATATGTTTTCAATTTTTTAATAGAGTTTAATATTTTGTATAAAAAGAAAGAACTTTCTCAAGTCTCGTATTCTAAAACTTTAAAATTTTTGACTTTTGAAAATTCTTTCTTAATTTTTTTTATAAAATTTAATTTCAATTATTTATCAAATTTTATTTTTATCCTTTTTTCATCATGTCTTCAATTCTTTCTCTTACTTGAGGTACTGACAATCCGATGATTACTTGAATAGCTGATCCTTTTCTAACTACACCATGAGCTCCTGCTGCTTTAAATGCTGCATCTGGCAATAATTTGCTTGGATCTTTTACACTTACTCTAAGTCTAGTTGCACAGTTATTAAGTTCTTCGATATTTTCTCTTCCACCTAATGCTTCAAGAATGATTGCACCTTTTTGAGCATATTCATCTCCACCAGCTATGGCTGCTGCACCTTGCGCTCCATCTTCACCATGTTTAGCTTTATAGTCAGCTTTTGTATAGAGTTTCATTTCTTCATCTTCATCTTCTCTACCTGGTGTTTTCAGATTCATTTTTTGAATTAAGAATCTAAATACAAAGAAGTATATTGCTGTAAATATTAATCCAATTACTATTTGAATAATTACTGTTCCAGAGTGATTTTTAAACATTGGTATCCAGTTCAGGAATAAGAAGTCTAGTAATCCTCCACCCATATTTCCAACAACTCCGAAAGCATACATTGTTGCAGCCATTGTTGCAGCCAAGAAAGCATGAACTGCAAATAACACTGGAGCTATAAATAAGAATGTAAATTCCAATGGTTCAGTTATACCTGAAATTATTGCTGTAAATACTATAGGTATTAATAATGCTGCTACAGCTTTCTTTTTATTAGGTTTTGCAGTAGCATACATAGCAAGTGCTATTCCCGGTGCACCGAATATTTTTGAATTTCCGTGTAATGCAAATCCACCTTGCGGGAATAAAGATTTCAATGATTGTGCACTTTGAGCAAATTCTTTTATATGTTGAACCCAGTAAACTTGAATTCCATCAGGAACTGCTGCTGGCCCAAATATAAATGGTGTGTAAACAAAGTGGTGTAATCCTGTAGGAATTAATATTCTTTCTAAGAATGTATAAATCCATACTCCAAATATTCCTGAAGCTTTCATAAATCCTTGCAATGCACCAATTCCCATTTGAATCTTAGGCCAAATTAATACTGTTAAGAAAGCACAAGGAATCATAACTACAAATCCTACTATATATACAAATACTGAACCTTGGAATACTCCCAAGAAATCAGGCAATTTTTTATCAAAGTATTTATTATGTAGATATACTACTAACGCTGCTATTAAAATACCACCAAATAAGTTTGTATCTAATGTTGGAACTCCACCTATTGCAGCATATCCTGTTACTTTGTTAGTTATTTGTTCAGCTGCATCTATTCCATAAAATACTTTTAATATTGCACTTACAAAATAATTAAATGTTGTATATAATGCAAATGTTTCCATACATGCTCTGGCATTTGTTTTTGTTGCAAGACTAATTGGCAATCCAATCGCAAACATTATTGGCATTTGTCTAAATACTGTCCAACCACCTTCTTGTATCACGAACCAAAAATTATACCATATTGTTCCCTCTTCAGCAATTTTTCCCATAACTTGCGTATTAGTAAATACTGAAGACAATCCTACGACTATCCCAGTGAACGCAAATAATAAAACCGGTGCCATCATCGCCCCACCAAATCGTTGAATTTTTTTCATCATAGTTGAATACCTCCTAAAAATTTTATATATTTGATTTATTTTTTCCTTATTTTAAATATACCACACTTTTTTAAATTGTCAAGACATTTACGTATATCTTTTTTAAAAAATTTTTTCAAAAAAATAATCGCCAAGTTAAAAATAGCGATTATTTAAGACTTTTCTTTATTTTACAGTTATTATTTTCTTTTAAAATTATTAATTTTTTAATTTAAATTTAAAATTCAATTTTAACTTCTATTCCAAAATGATCTGACACTATTTCCTTATTTTTGTTATTAAATATGACTTTGCTTTCCTTCACTTTTAATTTCTTGTTACTAAATATATAATCTAGCCGTTTTGGGCTTTATCATTGTCCCAGCCATGAATATTTTTATCTACAGTTATTCCGTTGTCTTTCTTTTCAGCCATGGTGTATGTATCAAAAAGTCCTTGAGCTAATATATTTTCATAATCTTTTTTATTTCCAATTGCATCTGTATTAAAATCACCCATTAATATTTTCAAATTATTATTTTGAGTTCTATTTAAAATTGTCTGAATATTTTTCCCCATATCTTCAGTTTCACAATTTGGCAGATTCATATGGCAACTGTAAAATTCGATATCCTGACCTTCATAGTTTATTGTGATGCTGACAATTCTTCTTGCGGAAATTGTTCTCACAGACTGTGCAAAAGTACAGTAAAATTCATCCTCGGCTTTTATTTTATGTCTTGTAATGACTGCCACGCCTTCATTATATTTCCCAAAACCTATATGTGAATTGCTCCAATGAAGGTAGTAATCTGTATCTGTATATTTTTGCAATGTTTCCAGAAGTACCCAGGCATAGTTTCCTTCTCTTATGTCATCAAAAATAATTTTATTGTTCATAAGCTGGTTCACTTCCTGCATCGCAATAACATCATATTGTTTTTCCGCAATGGTTCTTGCCAGAATATCAATTTTTTCCATTTGATTTTCTTCCAGCCATGCATGAACATTTACTGTTAATATTTTCATAATATTCTCCTCATTCATTCTTAAATTTTATTTTTAATAAAATTTATAGTTTTTTTTTACAGAAAAAATAAATCATATTTTTATTATGTTAATTTAATGTTACAATATTTTTTTTACTTTGTCAACGAAATAATGCCAAAAATAAAAATTAAAATAACATTTACGTATATGTTGACTTTTGGCATAAAATATAGTATATTTAGTATTGAGAAAGAAAAATTTAATTTTATTAATAATTTTAAGGAGGAAATAGAAATGTTTGAGAGAAGTTCTGGTATTTTGTTACATCCTACTTCACTTCCTGGAAAATATGGAATTGGAAGTTTAGGAAAGGAAGCATATAAATTTGTTGATTTCCTAAAAAAATCAAATCAAAAATTATGGCAAATTTTCCCACTTGGACCGACTGGATATGGTGATTCGCCTTACCAATGTTTTTCATCATTTGCTGGAAACCCATATTTAATTGATTTTGACTTGTTAATCGAGCAAAATTTATTAACTGAGGAAGATTTGAAAGATGTTAATTTTGGAGGAAATGAAGAATATATTGATTATGGTGCTATTTATAATCAAAAATATCCTTTGTTAAGAAAAGCATATGAAAACTTTAAAGCTAACGGAAATAAAGAATTAAAAGAAAAATTGGAAACTTTTAAAACTGAAAATAGCTCTTGGCTAGATGATTACAGCCTTTATATTTCTTTAAAAAATCACTTTAACGGACTTCCTTGGAATGAATGGGAAGATGACATTAGAACTAGAAAAGAAGCTGCTATAAATAAATACAAAGCTGAATTAGTTAATGAAATTGAATATCATAATTTTATTCAATTCCTATTCTTTACTCAATGGAATAATGTAAAAAAATACGCTAATGACAATGGAATAAAAATAATCGGAGATATACCAATCTTCGTTGCAGTAGACAGCTCAGACGCATGGGCAAATCCAGAAATTTTCCTATTCGATCCTGAACTAAAACCTGTTAAAGTAGCTGGTGTTCCGCCTGATTATTTCAGTGCCACAGGACAACTTTGGGGAAATCCTTTGTACGACTGGGACAAATTAAAAGAGTTAAACTACAAATGGTGGGTAGACAGAGTTAGAGCCAACCTTTCCACTTGTGACATCATAAGAATTGACCATTTCAGAGGATTTGATGAATATTGGGCTGTTCCTTATGGAGATAAAACAGCTGAAAATGGTACTTGGTGTCCAGGGCCTAGAACGGACTTATTTAACGCCATTAAAAATGAACTTGGAGAATTACCTATAATTGCTGAAGATTTAGGAACAATGACGCAAGGTGTTATTGATTTGAGAGAAGCAACTGGATTCCCTGGAATGAAAATTCTAGGATTTGCATTTGATTCCAAAGAAGAAAATGACTACTTGCCTCATACTTATACCAAAAATTGTGTAGTTTATACAGGAACTCATGATAACGACACATTAATTGGATGGTTTACAAAAGCCAATGAAGACGATAAACAATTTGCAAGAAACTATTTAAATTCAAGATCGGATAATGAAATCCATTGGGATGCAATAAGAGGTGCATGGAGCTCTGTTGCAAACATGGCAATCGCTCCAATTCAAGATTTTTTAGGATTAGGAAGCGAAGCTAGAATCAATACTCCTGGACTTGCTAGCGGAAACTGGCAATGGAGATTAAAAGATGGTGTATTGACAGATGAATTGGCAGAAAGAATTGCTAAATTAACAAAAGTTTACTCAAGATAGTTTGTAAACTTTTTTGAAATTATACAATTTATGATAAATAAAATAGAGAGAATATACAAAATTTGTATTGACTCTCTATTTTTTTTGCTTTTTTTTTCATATTTGACAGTAATCAAAAAAAAACAACTTTATAAAAAGTTGTTTTTAAATATTATTTTCAATCCTTATTTTAATGGATACTCTACTTTAACCTTTTAAAATCAAATCAAAGTAAACATAAGATAACTTGTTTCAATCCTTGTTTTAATGGATACTCTACTTTAACTCCAATTTCAGATCCCGTAGACCCATCTGTAAGAAAGTTTCAATCCTTGTTTTAATGGATACTCTACTTTAACATACGTAGAAATTTACTTCGAAAAAATAGAATATGGTTTCAATCCTTGTTTTAATGGATACTCTACTTTAACAACAACGTGCCAGTTTATATAGGAGAGAGAAATGAAGTTTCAATCCTTGTTTTAATGGATACTCTACTTTAACCTATAGATAAATTAAAAGGAAGAATAGAAATATGGACACCGTTTCAATCCTTGTTTTAATGGATACTCTACTTTAACCCCGTCTTTTGAGAAAATCCTTTATTTATTAGTATTACAGCGATTTTTTCAGACATTAAAATCACATTTTTTTGC
It encodes:
- a CDS encoding 6-phospho-alpha-glucosidase; its protein translation is MKKFSIAVAGGGSTFTPGIVLMLLENLDKFPIRQIKFYDNDAERQEVIAKACDIIIKEKAPDINFVYTTDPETAFTDVDFVMAHIRVGKYAMREKDEKIPLRHGVLGQETCGPGGIAYGMRSIGGVIELVDYMEKYSPNAWMLNYSNPAAIVAEATRRLRPNSKILNICDMPIGIEIRMAEMLGLESRKDMVIRYFGLNHFGWWTDIRDKEGNDLMPALREKVAKIGYNVEIEGENTEASWNDTFTKARDVFAIDPTTMPNTYLKYYFFPDYVVEHSDPNHTRANEVMEGREKFVFGECRAIAEKGTAKDSKLHVDDHASYIVDLARAIAYDTKERMLLIVENDGAISNFDSTAMVEVPCIVGSNGPEKIVQGKIPQFQKGLMEQQVSVEKLTVEAWIEGSYQKLWQAITLSRTVPSASVAKAILDDLIEANKDFWPVLK
- a CDS encoding GntR family transcriptional regulator codes for the protein MNKYEKVYYDIKDKIKNGIIKSGDFLKKEADLAKDYNFSKLTVRKALAMLETEGYIQKVKGKKSIVLEKKNLENISLTSIQTVQEISRLQNINLETDLISLYIVQGNKKLMKEFQVSESADFYKIVRTNSLNGEVLNYSISFFDRRIVPFLNEEIAKKSIYEYLEKELKLKIGYSRRDINFRKITPEEQKYLKLEDINMVVVIKTHAYLSNGTLFQYETIIHHPEKFTFTAIAKR
- a CDS encoding alpha-glucoside-specific PTS transporter subunit IIBC, with amino-acid sequence MMKKIQRFGGAMMAPVLLFAFTGIVVGLSSVFTNTQVMGKIAEEGTIWYNFWFVIQEGGWTVFRQMPIMFAIGLPISLATKTNARACMETFALYTTFNYFVSAILKVFYGIDAAEQITNKVTGYAAIGGVPTLDTNLFGGILIAALVVYLHNKYFDKKLPDFLGVFQGSVFVYIVGFVVMIPCAFLTVLIWPKIQMGIGALQGFMKASGIFGVWIYTFLERILIPTGLHHFVYTPFIFGPAAVPDGIQVYWVQHIKEFAQSAQSLKSLFPQGGFALHGNSKIFGAPGIALAMYATAKPNKKKAVAALLIPIVFTAIISGITEPLEFTFLFIAPVLFAVHAFLAATMAATMYAFGVVGNMGGGLLDFLFLNWIPMFKNHSGTVIIQIVIGLIFTAIYFFVFRFLIQKMNLKTPGREDEDEEMKLYTKADYKAKHGEDGAQGAAAIAGGDEYAQKGAIILEALGGRENIEELNNCATRLRVSVKDPSKLLPDAAFKAAGAHGVVRKGSAIQVIIGLSVPQVRERIEDMMKKG
- a CDS encoding endonuclease/exonuclease/phosphatase family protein; this translates as MKILTVNVHAWLEENQMEKIDILARTIAEKQYDVIAMQEVNQLMNNKIIFDDIREGNYAWVLLETLQKYTDTDYYLHWSNSHIGFGKYNEGVAVITRHKIKAEDEFYCTFAQSVRTISARRIVSITINYEGQDIEFYSCHMNLPNCETEDMGKNIQTILNRTQNNNLKILMGDFNTDAIGNKKDYENILAQGLFDTYTMAEKKDNGITVDKNIHGWDNDKAQNG
- the malQ gene encoding 4-alpha-glucanotransferase, whose product is MLTFGIKYSIFSIEKEKFNFINNFKEEIEMFERSSGILLHPTSLPGKYGIGSLGKEAYKFVDFLKKSNQKLWQIFPLGPTGYGDSPYQCFSSFAGNPYLIDFDLLIEQNLLTEEDLKDVNFGGNEEYIDYGAIYNQKYPLLRKAYENFKANGNKELKEKLETFKTENSSWLDDYSLYISLKNHFNGLPWNEWEDDIRTRKEAAINKYKAELVNEIEYHNFIQFLFFTQWNNVKKYANDNGIKIIGDIPIFVAVDSSDAWANPEIFLFDPELKPVKVAGVPPDYFSATGQLWGNPLYDWDKLKELNYKWWVDRVRANLSTCDIIRIDHFRGFDEYWAVPYGDKTAENGTWCPGPRTDLFNAIKNELGELPIIAEDLGTMTQGVIDLREATGFPGMKILGFAFDSKEENDYLPHTYTKNCVVYTGTHDNDTLIGWFTKANEDDKQFARNYLNSRSDNEIHWDAIRGAWSSVANMAIAPIQDFLGLGSEARINTPGLASGNWQWRLKDGVLTDELAERIAKLTKVYSR